In Verrucomicrobiia bacterium, a single window of DNA contains:
- the iolG gene encoding inositol 2-dehydrogenase, whose amino-acid sequence MTPSPIPVGLVGAGRIGRLHAEHLRCRLPEADLRMVTDVDPGAARSCAERFGIPQSGSDYRELLARPDLAAVIVCSPTDTHVGIIEAAAAAGKHVFCEKPIDAGLAPIDRALAAVDRAGVLLQIGFNRRFDPNFRRVREAVVRGEIGTPHQVLIVSRDPAPPPLEYVRRSGGIFLDMTIHDFDMARFLVGSEIVEVYATGSVRVDPAIGEAGDLDTATVLLTFRNGVVATIQNCRQAVYGYDQRVEVFGSAGSIRIDNNHPNTALLSGPERVQRDLPLRFFMDRYLDSYLEEMRAFLAAIRSGSPSPVPGPDGRIPVLIAHAARQSHTLNRPVRLDEIDRPTIPHPPTP is encoded by the coding sequence ATGACCCCGTCCCCCATCCCCGTCGGCCTCGTCGGCGCGGGTCGCATCGGCCGTCTCCACGCCGAACACCTCCGCTGCCGCCTCCCCGAAGCCGACCTCCGCATGGTCACCGACGTCGATCCCGGCGCCGCCCGTTCCTGCGCCGAACGCTTCGGCATCCCGCAGTCCGGCTCCGACTACCGTGAACTCCTCGCCCGCCCCGACCTCGCGGCCGTGATCGTCTGTTCCCCCACCGACACCCACGTCGGGATCATCGAAGCCGCCGCCGCCGCCGGCAAACACGTCTTCTGCGAAAAACCCATCGATGCCGGACTCGCCCCCATCGACCGGGCCCTCGCCGCCGTCGATCGCGCCGGCGTCCTCCTCCAGATCGGCTTCAATCGACGCTTCGACCCCAACTTCCGCCGCGTCCGCGAAGCCGTCGTCCGCGGCGAAATCGGCACCCCCCACCAGGTCCTCATCGTCAGCCGCGATCCCGCCCCGCCCCCGCTCGAGTACGTCCGCCGCTCCGGCGGCATCTTCCTCGACATGACCATCCACGACTTCGACATGGCCCGCTTCCTGGTCGGCTCCGAGATCGTCGAGGTCTATGCCACCGGCAGCGTCCGCGTGGACCCCGCCATCGGCGAGGCCGGCGACCTCGACACCGCCACCGTCCTGCTCACCTTCCGCAACGGCGTCGTCGCCACCATCCAGAACTGCCGCCAGGCCGTGTACGGCTACGACCAGCGCGTCGAAGTCTTCGGCTCCGCCGGCTCCATCCGCATCGACAACAACCACCCCAACACCGCCCTCCTCAGCGGCCCCGAACGCGTCCAGCGCGACCTCCCCCTCCGCTTCTTCATGGATCGCTACCTCGACAGTTACCTCGAGGAAATGCGCGCCTTCCTCGCCGCCATCCGCTCCGGTTCCCCCTCCCCCGTCCCCGGCCCCGACGGCCGCATCCCCGTCCTCATCGCCCACGCCGCCCGCCAGTCCCACACCCTCAACCGCCCCGTCCGCCTCGACGAAATCGACCGCCCGACCATTCCCCATCCCCCCACCCCCTGA
- a CDS encoding TIM barrel protein, which translates to MNPLPVPVPVPIRVGNAPCSWGSLEFEGLEARPLGYAQVLDEMAATGYAGTELGDWGFMPTSPHDLHRELAARHLQLLGAFVPVALRHPDAHADGEARALRVAELLAAVHQQSSAGSPPFLVLADDNGSDPVRTLHAGRVTTAMALSDAGWSAFIDGTHRVARAVHRATGLRTVFHHHCAGFLETPDEIEILLARTDPELVGLVFDTGHLTYGAGADDTTAVLQALDRFADRIPYFHLKDCEPAVARRARAEGWDYFAAVRHGVFCELGRGCVDFRAVLDWLRRREYRGWVLVEQDVLPGMGTPKESARRNREFLRTLGL; encoded by the coding sequence ATGAACCCCCTCCCCGTCCCTGTCCCCGTCCCCATCCGCGTCGGCAATGCCCCCTGCTCCTGGGGCTCCCTCGAATTCGAAGGCCTCGAAGCCAGACCCCTCGGCTACGCCCAGGTCCTCGACGAAATGGCCGCCACCGGCTACGCCGGCACCGAACTCGGTGACTGGGGCTTCATGCCCACCTCGCCCCACGATCTCCACCGCGAACTCGCCGCCCGTCACCTCCAGCTCCTCGGCGCCTTCGTCCCCGTCGCCCTGCGCCACCCCGACGCCCACGCCGACGGCGAAGCCCGCGCCCTCCGCGTCGCCGAACTCCTCGCCGCCGTCCACCAGCAATCCTCCGCCGGTTCCCCGCCCTTCCTCGTCCTCGCCGACGACAACGGCTCCGACCCCGTCCGCACCCTCCACGCCGGCCGCGTCACCACGGCCATGGCCCTCTCCGACGCCGGCTGGTCCGCCTTCATCGACGGCACCCACCGCGTGGCCCGGGCCGTCCATCGCGCCACCGGCCTCCGCACCGTCTTTCACCATCACTGCGCCGGCTTCCTCGAAACCCCCGACGAAATCGAAATCCTCCTCGCCCGCACCGACCCCGAACTCGTCGGACTGGTCTTCGATACCGGCCACCTCACCTACGGCGCCGGAGCCGACGACACCACCGCCGTCCTCCAGGCCCTCGACCGCTTCGCCGATCGCATCCCCTACTTCCACCTCAAGGATTGCGAACCCGCCGTCGCCCGCCGCGCCCGCGCCGAAGGCTGGGACTACTTCGCCGCCGTCCGCCATGGCGTCTTCTGCGAACTCGGCCGCGGCTGCGTCGATTTCCGGGCCGTCCTCGACTGGCTCCGCCGCCGCGAATACCGCGGCTGGGTCCTGGTCGAGCAGGATGTCCTCCCCGGCATGGGCACCCCGAAGGAAAGCGCCCGCCGCAACCGCGAATTCCTCCGTACCCTCGGCCTCTGA
- the iolD gene encoding 3D-(3,5/4)-trihydroxycyclohexane-1,2-dione acylhydrolase (decyclizing), producing MNLPTERLTLAQALVKFLVHQHVERDGVSHRFFPGCFGIFGHGNIAGIGQALQQYPALRYYQSRNEQAMVHTAVAFAKMQNRLQSLVCTSSIGPGATNMITGAAVATINRLPVLLLPGDIFARRNVAPVLQQLESSHTQDISVNDCFKPVSRYWDRLYRPDQLLTALPEAMRVLTSPVETGAVTLALPQDAQTEAFDYPSEFFAPRTWSVPRNRPDTAAILRAADWIRAARRPLIVAGGGVLYSGATESLRRFVEATGIPVGETMAGKGSLRYDHPLNLGAIGVTGTRAANLAARNADLVLGIGTRYSDFTTASKTAFQAPGVRFINLNVAEFDAAKHHALPLVGDARVTLDELLPMLAGHSVPPGYRAESEQAHHDWEAEVDRIYAIRHQPLPSQGELIGAVNELSPPDAVMINAAGSMPGDLHKLWRCRNTKNFHLEYGFSTMGYEIAGGLGIKLADPRREVYVLVGDGSYLMLGNEIITSIQEDLKLTIVLMDNSGFNSIGGLSRSLGQQGFGTRYAFPRDGQLPGDEAGPDLEPLPVNLALNARSLGAHVIECATYDDFTAALLEARRQPRTTVIAIRNDRYAGVGGYESWWDVPPAEVSESESVRQARAVWESQRPKERLFLPS from the coding sequence ATGAACCTCCCCACCGAACGCCTCACCCTGGCCCAGGCCCTGGTCAAATTCCTCGTTCACCAGCACGTCGAACGCGACGGCGTCAGCCACCGCTTCTTCCCCGGCTGCTTCGGCATCTTCGGCCACGGCAACATCGCCGGCATCGGACAGGCCCTCCAGCAGTACCCCGCCCTCCGCTACTACCAAAGCCGCAACGAGCAGGCCATGGTCCATACCGCCGTCGCCTTCGCCAAAATGCAGAACCGCCTCCAGTCCCTCGTCTGCACCTCCTCCATCGGACCCGGCGCCACCAACATGATCACCGGCGCCGCCGTCGCCACCATCAACCGCCTCCCCGTCCTCCTCCTCCCCGGCGACATCTTCGCCCGCCGCAACGTCGCCCCCGTCCTCCAGCAACTCGAGTCCAGCCACACCCAGGACATCTCGGTCAACGACTGCTTCAAACCCGTCAGCCGCTACTGGGACCGCCTCTACCGGCCCGACCAGCTCCTCACCGCCCTGCCCGAGGCCATGCGCGTCCTCACCAGCCCCGTCGAAACCGGCGCCGTCACCCTCGCCCTCCCCCAGGACGCCCAGACCGAGGCCTTCGATTATCCCTCCGAATTCTTCGCCCCCCGCACCTGGTCCGTCCCCCGCAACCGCCCCGACACCGCCGCCATCCTCCGCGCCGCCGACTGGATCCGCGCCGCCCGGCGTCCCCTCATCGTCGCCGGCGGAGGCGTCCTCTACAGCGGTGCCACCGAATCCCTCCGCCGCTTCGTCGAGGCCACCGGCATCCCCGTCGGCGAAACCATGGCCGGCAAAGGCTCCCTCCGGTACGACCATCCCCTCAACCTCGGCGCCATCGGCGTCACCGGCACCCGCGCCGCCAACCTCGCCGCCCGCAACGCCGACCTCGTCCTCGGCATCGGCACCCGTTACAGCGACTTCACCACCGCCAGCAAAACCGCCTTCCAGGCCCCGGGCGTCCGCTTCATCAATCTCAACGTCGCCGAATTCGACGCCGCCAAACACCACGCCCTCCCCCTCGTCGGCGATGCCCGCGTCACCCTCGACGAACTCCTCCCCATGCTCGCCGGTCATTCCGTCCCCCCCGGATACCGCGCCGAATCCGAACAGGCCCACCACGACTGGGAAGCCGAGGTGGACCGCATCTACGCCATCCGCCACCAACCCCTCCCCAGCCAGGGCGAACTCATCGGCGCCGTCAACGAACTCAGCCCCCCCGACGCCGTCATGATCAATGCCGCCGGCAGCATGCCCGGCGACCTCCACAAACTCTGGCGCTGCCGCAACACGAAGAATTTCCACCTCGAATACGGCTTCAGCACCATGGGCTACGAAATCGCCGGCGGCCTCGGCATCAAACTCGCCGACCCCCGCCGCGAAGTCTATGTCCTCGTCGGCGATGGCAGCTACCTCATGCTCGGCAACGAAATCATCACGTCCATCCAGGAGGACCTCAAACTCACCATCGTCCTCATGGACAACTCCGGCTTCAACAGCATCGGCGGCCTCAGCCGTTCCCTCGGACAACAGGGCTTCGGCACCCGCTATGCCTTCCCCCGCGATGGCCAGCTCCCCGGCGACGAGGCCGGCCCCGACCTCGAACCCCTCCCCGTCAACCTCGCCCTCAACGCCCGCAGCCTCGGCGCCCATGTCATCGAGTGCGCCACCTACGACGACTTCACCGCCGCCCTCCTCGAAGCCCGCCGCCAGCCCCGCACCACCGTCATCGCCATCCGCAACGACCGCTACGCCGGCGTCGGCGGCTACGAATCCTGGTGGGATGTCCCCCCGGCCGAAGTCAGCGAATCCGAATCCGTCCGCCAGGCCCGCGCCGTCTGGGAATCCCAACGCCCCAAGGAACGCCTCTTCCTCCCCTCATGA